A portion of the Vreelandella subglaciescola genome contains these proteins:
- a CDS encoding Fic family protein: MSAITGDEIGYAWLAAHYKVRTIQPLPVESCIGRRRQTHQQAGRCEEFYTEAMRPQASLGAHLTFALKHEGVVLEFLARLFALVPPEALAEWICSEPTGQYARRAGFFYEWLTGNTLLVEGVGGNYRYALDPRLFVTAVTGVRRNRRWRINDNLPGSPEFCPLVRRTTPLLEAGQYDIADRLAAMEVEFGPDIIRRSAVWLTIKESRASFVIEHEGQHQDRIRRFASAIERYCGRLESPLGESALKEFQSAILGTTTVRTGLRQSPVFVGSSSIDYGAVVHYVCPHWEWLPGMLKGLQQFLAHTDAQDAVVRAAVASFGFVFIHPLADGNGRISRFLVNDTLRHDGVVPEPFILPISAAITSSAVRRAEYDQILERYSGPLMSACRDSADFSHERVVYADGIESDFVFDAYDEAAPFWRYPDLTEQSEYLFAIIRHTLEHEMHHQAAFQRAWYRTREAVKDWVEGPDDHIDRIIRSIRQHGRVSGKLTKEFPVIAQAGLASELERVVAEGFADLPDAL, from the coding sequence TTGAGCGCGATAACAGGTGATGAAATCGGTTATGCCTGGCTGGCGGCACACTACAAAGTGCGAACCATTCAGCCGCTACCTGTGGAGAGCTGTATCGGACGCAGGCGCCAGACCCATCAACAGGCTGGCCGTTGCGAGGAGTTCTATACGGAAGCGATGCGCCCTCAAGCTTCGCTGGGCGCGCACCTAACGTTCGCGTTGAAGCATGAAGGGGTGGTGCTGGAGTTTCTGGCAAGATTGTTTGCGCTCGTACCACCAGAGGCGCTTGCTGAATGGATATGTTCTGAACCGACAGGCCAGTATGCCCGGCGTGCCGGTTTTTTTTACGAGTGGCTGACCGGTAATACCCTGTTAGTTGAGGGTGTTGGCGGTAACTATCGTTATGCTCTGGATCCTAGGCTTTTCGTTACTGCGGTCACCGGGGTGCGTCGCAACCGCCGTTGGCGGATTAATGACAACCTGCCGGGGAGTCCTGAGTTCTGCCCTCTTGTGCGTCGTACAACGCCATTGCTGGAAGCCGGCCAGTACGACATCGCCGATAGACTCGCGGCGATGGAGGTTGAGTTCGGGCCAGATATTATTCGTCGCAGCGCCGTGTGGCTGACCATTAAAGAGAGTCGTGCCAGTTTTGTGATTGAGCACGAAGGGCAGCACCAGGACCGAATACGCCGGTTCGCCTCCGCCATTGAGCGTTATTGCGGGCGGTTGGAGTCGCCCCTCGGTGAAAGTGCCCTGAAGGAGTTTCAGTCGGCCATTCTGGGTACCACGACGGTCCGGACGGGCTTGCGCCAGTCTCCGGTTTTCGTCGGAAGTAGTTCGATCGATTACGGTGCGGTCGTACATTACGTTTGCCCCCACTGGGAGTGGTTGCCAGGCATGCTGAAAGGGCTGCAACAATTTCTGGCACACACTGATGCGCAAGATGCAGTGGTGCGCGCTGCTGTGGCAAGTTTTGGATTTGTGTTTATTCACCCACTGGCAGACGGCAATGGGCGAATCTCTCGCTTTCTGGTGAATGACACCCTCCGCCACGACGGTGTGGTGCCTGAGCCCTTCATTTTGCCGATTTCAGCGGCGATAACCTCCTCAGCGGTAAGGCGCGCCGAGTATGACCAAATTCTTGAGCGCTACTCTGGGCCATTGATGTCGGCTTGCCGTGATTCGGCCGACTTCAGCCATGAGCGTGTGGTGTATGCAGATGGTATTGAATCGGACTTTGTTTTTGATGCCTATGACGAAGCGGCGCCGTTCTGGCGCTACCCAGACTTGACGGAGCAATCGGAATACCTGTTTGCGATCATTCGCCATACCCTGGAGCACGAGATGCATCATCAGGCTGCCTTTCAGCGGGCATGGTATCGCACGCGGGAGGCGGTCAAAGATTGGGTGGAAGGCCCTGATGATCACATCGACCGGATAATCCGGTCGATACGCCAGCATGGCCGAGTGAGTGGCAAATTGACGAAGGAGTTTCCTGTCATAGCGCAGGCTGGCCTGGCATCTGAATTAGAGCGGGTGGTGGCTGAGGGGTTTGCTGATTTGCCAGATGCGCTTTAG
- a CDS encoding AAA family ATPase codes for MIKRIYIDNFKSLMDFELNLAAFTCLVGLNGAGKSTVLQALDFISQQMRGDIDEWLFQRQWQPSDIGSKLTAKKNIEIALQLENQDHGLIEWKASFNRHSLRCTREEATSNGKLVLKVEDGEFFINKNVSSEGSRSASHSIMFDYQGSILSQLKQNQLGPGLQVLKETLANIRSLDLLSPEHLRQRTRDSAGHLGLGGQKLSAYLHEQGSEARQRLLTKLQTVYPQLTSIDTRSMRSGWKHLDIAEQFAKKMLKTPARHVNDGLLRLLAVLSQLESDEQFLLFDEIENGINPELVEFLVDALVESEHQVMVTTHSPVILNYLEDEVAKQGVIYLYKNASGATQAIHLFEIPSLAEKLRVMGPGEAFLDTRLTELEDEIQGLSQQEGKDASATER; via the coding sequence ATGATAAAAAGAATCTATATCGACAACTTCAAGTCGCTGATGGATTTTGAGCTGAATCTGGCGGCGTTCACCTGCCTGGTGGGGCTAAACGGGGCGGGTAAATCCACGGTGCTCCAGGCGCTGGATTTTATCTCTCAGCAGATGCGGGGCGATATAGACGAGTGGCTGTTTCAGCGGCAGTGGCAGCCAAGTGATATTGGCTCCAAGCTTACCGCCAAGAAAAATATTGAGATTGCCCTGCAGCTGGAAAACCAGGACCACGGCCTAATCGAATGGAAAGCCAGCTTTAACCGCCATTCCTTGCGCTGCACAAGAGAAGAAGCCACCAGCAACGGCAAGCTGGTGCTCAAGGTAGAAGACGGCGAGTTTTTCATTAATAAGAATGTCAGCTCTGAAGGTTCGCGTAGCGCAAGCCATAGCATCATGTTTGATTACCAAGGCTCGATTCTGTCTCAGCTGAAGCAAAACCAGCTTGGCCCGGGGCTGCAGGTATTAAAAGAGACGTTGGCCAATATCCGCTCGCTGGACCTGCTCTCGCCTGAACATCTTCGCCAGCGCACCCGCGACTCCGCCGGGCATCTGGGGCTGGGCGGGCAAAAACTCTCGGCCTACCTACACGAGCAAGGCAGTGAAGCGCGCCAGCGGCTGCTGACAAAGCTGCAAACCGTATACCCACAGCTGACCAGTATTGATACCCGTTCGATGCGCTCGGGGTGGAAGCACCTGGATATCGCCGAGCAGTTTGCGAAAAAAATGCTGAAAACACCGGCACGCCACGTCAACGACGGCTTGTTGCGCCTGCTCGCCGTGCTGTCTCAGTTGGAATCAGACGAGCAGTTTTTGCTGTTTGATGAAATCGAGAATGGCATCAACCCCGAGCTGGTCGAGTTCCTGGTGGATGCGCTTGTCGAGAGTGAGCATCAGGTAATGGTCACCACACACAGCCCGGTGATTCTTAATTACCTGGAAGATGAAGTCGCCAAGCAGGGCGTGATCTATCTCTACAAGAATGCCAGCGGTGCGACCCAGGCAATCCACCTGTTTGAAATTCCGTCGCTGGCGGAAAAGCTGCGCGTAATGGGGCCAGGGGAAGCCTTTCTTGATACCCGGCTCACCGAGCTGGAAGACGAAATACAGGGCCTAAGCCAGCAGGAGGGCAAGGATGCATCTGCTACTGAGCGGTGA
- a CDS encoding ATP-binding protein, translating to MPGMTVADMKSGVSMIRNPVIARVFSELRLVEQWGSGVKRLSASPPLLNSWATKAYPVNSTSRSADCSSTALPLMAKRISRIKYEHREHQAVRPQSADSVYRDHGAPGRPLRYYPG from the coding sequence ATGCCGGGCATGACCGTGGCCGACATGAAAAGCGGTGTCTCGATGATCCGCAATCCGGTTATTGCCCGCGTGTTTAGCGAGCTTCGGCTGGTGGAGCAGTGGGGGAGCGGAGTTAAGCGCCTCTCGGCAAGTCCGCCATTGCTAAACAGCTGGGCCACAAAGGCGTATCCGGTGAACTCAACAAGCAGATCAGCCGACTGCAGCAGTACCGCCTTACCGCTGATGGCGAAACGTATCTCAAGGATAAAATATGAACACAGGGAACATCAAGCAGTACGCCCCCAAAGCGCGGACTCGGTTTATCGAGACCATGGCGCGCCAGGCCGCCCGCTACGGTATTACCCCGGGTGA
- the pglZ gene encoding BREX-1 system phosphatase PglZ type A, whose protein sequence is MQLDQLQQGLQYAFFTDGHRLVFWYDAPGHFADVLDELSLDGVQVLNMAGQSTFGVKLRLELDEPDTPTLLYFPYAEPAPEDDWLLDIKLYSGRFYADRISMIFNELGLTRHVLREHLGQRQAFLGSRKRIDALKRLVTPSVDEEGVDLAMCAAVLGAQASDVATLLFHLATEAVKEETGLEANPTALNEMDKYGLVPALVQALQVEVGYSATQEEPDLEKEDGKAPLHFGQLMLRLLTTGYCESISAIPDWAQSHAIASVNARATSRALLSRWRDSSSFYPAFDVISGWVADALRIEDKIRDVPLEQLANAATFEAVEQQVIIDLCQAVPQADSRDLAVFRGVIANRLDGYWASRHKNDERRIRYRQLYAALSAAIDLFVLRQQYSDGFHYQSVEALYHAYCAELYRFDTAYRHYAVASDSAGVELLKRLDDAVECCYDEWFLGQLTRNWSERVDAEGRLADWKLPRIPQQQHFFREAVQPQLDAHRNKRLVVIISDAFRFEAAEELRERINAKRYSEATLSSQLGVVPSYTTLGMASLLPHRELAYKPDSDTVLVNGQSSQGTANRSKLLSDALNGQAMAVTAEEARGWSRGQGREALKGMQLVYVYHNVVDARGDTASTESETFAAVEDAIDELDQLTRKVLMHFNTSTVLVTADHGFLFQRGKLDATDRTALGEKPAMAFKSKKRYVLNSPQAGRRLPDNPSVWHGHTRDTAGTSCDTEFWIPKGAHRFHFVGGARFVHGGIMPQEIAVPVLTVKQLRGEKAEKRTRRKVGVISPKASMKMVNNIQRFELMQTEAVSEQHRPVTLAVAIYAGDAIVSSEEAVTFDSASGDMNDRMKLVRLSLAGTDFDRKRDYFLVLRDKDLGTELERYRVVIDLAFTDDFF, encoded by the coding sequence ATGCAGCTCGATCAACTCCAGCAGGGGCTTCAATACGCTTTCTTCACCGACGGCCACCGCTTGGTCTTCTGGTACGACGCTCCGGGCCACTTTGCTGACGTGTTGGATGAGCTGTCGCTAGATGGCGTGCAGGTCCTCAACATGGCGGGGCAGTCCACCTTTGGCGTAAAACTGCGCCTGGAGCTGGACGAGCCGGATACACCGACGCTGCTCTATTTCCCTTACGCCGAGCCTGCGCCTGAGGATGACTGGCTGTTGGATATCAAGCTCTACTCCGGGCGTTTCTATGCCGACCGGATCTCGATGATCTTCAACGAGCTGGGACTCACCCGGCACGTGCTGCGCGAGCACCTGGGCCAGCGGCAGGCTTTCTTGGGTAGCCGCAAGCGCATCGATGCGCTGAAGCGTTTGGTCACACCCAGCGTCGATGAAGAGGGCGTGGACCTCGCAATGTGCGCGGCGGTGTTAGGGGCACAGGCGTCGGATGTGGCTACGCTGCTGTTTCACCTGGCCACCGAGGCGGTCAAAGAAGAGACCGGGCTTGAAGCCAACCCCACAGCGCTAAACGAGATGGATAAGTACGGCTTGGTGCCGGCGCTGGTCCAGGCGTTGCAGGTGGAAGTGGGCTATTCCGCGACTCAGGAAGAGCCCGATCTTGAAAAAGAAGACGGTAAGGCACCGCTACACTTTGGCCAGCTGATGCTGCGCTTGCTGACCACCGGCTACTGCGAGAGCATTTCCGCTATTCCCGACTGGGCGCAAAGCCACGCCATTGCTTCGGTGAATGCGCGGGCTACCTCGCGGGCACTGCTGTCGCGCTGGCGCGATAGCTCGAGCTTTTACCCGGCCTTTGATGTCATATCCGGCTGGGTAGCCGACGCGCTACGCATTGAAGATAAAATCCGCGACGTGCCTCTGGAGCAACTGGCCAACGCCGCAACGTTTGAAGCGGTGGAACAGCAGGTCATTATCGATCTTTGCCAAGCCGTTCCCCAGGCGGATAGCCGTGATCTGGCCGTGTTTCGCGGTGTGATTGCCAACCGGTTGGACGGCTACTGGGCTTCCCGCCATAAGAACGACGAGCGGCGCATCCGTTATCGCCAGCTTTATGCCGCGCTGAGTGCGGCGATTGATCTGTTCGTGCTGCGCCAGCAATACAGCGACGGCTTTCACTATCAGAGCGTTGAAGCGCTGTACCACGCTTACTGCGCAGAGCTTTATCGCTTCGATACGGCCTACCGTCACTATGCCGTCGCCTCTGACAGCGCCGGGGTGGAGCTACTCAAACGCCTGGATGACGCGGTGGAGTGCTGCTACGACGAATGGTTTCTGGGCCAGCTCACGCGTAACTGGAGCGAGCGGGTGGATGCCGAAGGGCGGCTCGCCGACTGGAAGCTACCGCGGATTCCCCAGCAGCAGCACTTCTTCCGGGAAGCCGTTCAGCCACAGCTGGATGCCCACCGCAATAAGCGCCTGGTGGTGATCATTAGCGATGCCTTTCGCTTTGAGGCCGCCGAAGAGCTGCGCGAGCGGATCAATGCCAAGCGCTACAGCGAGGCTACCCTAAGCAGCCAACTTGGCGTCGTGCCCAGCTACACCACCTTAGGCATGGCCTCGCTATTGCCACACCGCGAGCTGGCGTATAAACCCGACAGCGATACCGTGCTGGTCAACGGGCAGTCGAGCCAGGGCACTGCTAACCGCAGCAAGCTGCTTAGCGATGCGTTGAACGGGCAGGCCATGGCGGTCACCGCCGAGGAGGCCAGGGGCTGGTCGCGCGGGCAAGGCCGTGAGGCGCTCAAAGGCATGCAGCTGGTGTACGTCTACCACAACGTGGTGGATGCCCGAGGCGATACCGCCAGTACCGAGAGCGAGACGTTTGCCGCGGTGGAAGATGCCATTGATGAGCTTGACCAGCTAACGCGCAAGGTCTTGATGCACTTCAATACCAGCACGGTACTGGTGACCGCCGACCACGGCTTTCTGTTTCAGCGCGGCAAGCTGGATGCCACCGACCGGACGGCGCTGGGTGAAAAACCGGCTATGGCCTTCAAGAGCAAGAAGCGCTATGTGTTGAACTCGCCGCAGGCAGGGCGCCGCCTACCCGATAACCCCAGCGTCTGGCATGGCCACACCCGCGATACCGCCGGTACGAGCTGCGATACCGAGTTTTGGATTCCCAAGGGCGCACATCGCTTCCACTTTGTCGGTGGGGCGCGTTTCGTGCACGGCGGCATTATGCCCCAGGAAATCGCGGTGCCGGTACTGACCGTGAAGCAGCTGCGTGGGGAGAAGGCCGAAAAGCGTACTCGGCGTAAGGTCGGGGTGATCTCGCCCAAGGCTTCGATGAAGATGGTCAATAACATCCAACGCTTTGAGCTGATGCAGACCGAGGCGGTGAGCGAGCAGCACCGCCCGGTCACGTTGGCCGTGGCCATTTACGCGGGTGATGCGATTGTTTCTAGCGAAGAGGCCGTCACCTTCGACAGTGCCAGTGGTGATATGAACGACCGCATGAAGTTGGTGCGGCTATCGCTTGCGGGTACCGACTTTGACCGCAAGCGCGACTATTTTTTGGTGCTGCGCGATAAAGACCTGGGCACGGAGTTGGAGCGCTACCGGGTGGTGATTGACCTGGCGTTTACCGATGACTTTTTCTAA
- the pglX gene encoding BREX-1 system adenine-specific DNA-methyltransferase PglX, with translation MNTGNIKQYAPKARTRFIETMARQAARYGITPGEQGGGHAAPMEIRGDVMLITTQDGQTHSFPKALRGPREALAKWVTQLGFDQAIEQAAYSWFNRLCAIRFMELKGYLDHGRRVLSHPDHEGGVQILDDCLEIELPGLAPARVRELKLDGTQDETLYRELLLAQCNALHSAMPFLFEPLDDASELLLPDNLTKTDSLIRELVEAIPEEDWQDVEVIGWLYQFYISEKKDQVIGKVVKSEDIPAATQLFTPNWIVQYLVQNSIGRQWLQTYPGSPLKAEMPYYIEPAEQEPEVQAQLDAITPESLDPETIKVLDPACGSGHILVEAYNVLKAIYEERGYRSRDIPKLILEHNLFGLDIDDRAAQLAGFALLMKAREDDRRIFSRMGDNKGRLNVLALQGTQHLSAKALWRDLNLTGDSHQGQSQGLFDSEQQDLSSNDNTYKAIADLIERFQDAKTFGSLIEVPNSFEAPLKTLLDKLRELEASGDTLQKSAAKQLTPIVQQAWGLAQRYDAVVANPPYMGSKYQTPAVKKYLKDAYKGYEKDLFSAFIVRNLDFAKDHGQLGFMTPFVWMFISSYEQLRKRLIEEDVITSLIQLEYSGFDGATVPICTFMLSKGHIASYTGSYIRLSDFRGAVNQGPKTLEAIQDRECGWFYEAKPDDFKKIPGSPVAYWLSSAVKDAFSNNKPLAQYAFSDGKNITGDNEKYQRFFWETSVSKIGDAKKWRFISKGGGFKKWTESNDVTIDWSEKARDHYRESKIGRIIPNSIWFREGITWGLITSSLPSFRFLDENTTFSDVGIFFKKNDDILPVLAFLNSKICHYFLNVMNPTLNYPVEVVLRIPVSKAIEKKLGYENGKRIQEIDPWKISFDESTWGFSLLPLLNKKVFYKSIAGSYSRLRKHWHEMILEVQQLEEENNRTFIDVYGLQGEMTPCISLKEITLTCNPHYRYGGNRSEEELETLLQCDTLKELVSYAIGCMMGRYSLDKPGLILASQGETLRDYFARIPDPNFAPDENAIIPLTDQEWFPDDATNRFRDFVSTAWGEDHLQENLDFVAESLCLHAIKPKKGEAALETIRRYMSAQFFKDHLRTYKKRPIYWLFSSGKQKAFECLIYLHRYNESTLAEMRTDYVIPLTTKLASYVETLEKDKDASASAADTKRIEKQLSKLHKQQAELNTFDEKLRHYADQRIALDLDDGVKVNYGKFGDLLAEVKDVTGVKPT, from the coding sequence ATGAACACAGGGAACATCAAGCAGTACGCCCCCAAAGCGCGGACTCGGTTTATCGAGACCATGGCGCGCCAGGCCGCCCGCTACGGTATTACCCCGGGTGAGCAGGGCGGAGGCCACGCTGCGCCCATGGAGATCCGCGGCGACGTGATGCTGATTACCACGCAGGATGGCCAGACCCACAGCTTCCCCAAGGCGCTGCGCGGCCCCCGCGAGGCGCTGGCCAAGTGGGTCACCCAGTTGGGCTTTGATCAAGCCATTGAGCAAGCCGCCTACAGCTGGTTCAACCGCCTGTGCGCGATCCGCTTTATGGAGCTCAAGGGCTATCTGGACCACGGCCGGCGGGTGCTCTCGCATCCGGATCACGAGGGCGGCGTACAGATTCTTGATGATTGCCTGGAGATCGAGCTGCCCGGCCTGGCACCTGCCCGGGTGCGCGAGCTAAAACTCGATGGCACCCAGGACGAAACGCTTTACCGTGAGCTGCTGCTGGCCCAGTGCAACGCCCTGCATAGCGCCATGCCGTTTCTGTTCGAGCCGCTGGACGACGCCAGCGAGCTGCTGCTGCCGGATAACCTGACCAAGACCGACTCGCTGATCCGCGAGCTGGTGGAAGCGATTCCCGAGGAAGACTGGCAGGACGTCGAAGTCATCGGCTGGCTCTACCAGTTCTACATCAGCGAGAAGAAGGATCAGGTGATCGGCAAGGTGGTGAAGAGCGAAGATATTCCCGCCGCCACCCAGCTGTTCACCCCCAACTGGATCGTCCAGTACCTGGTGCAGAACTCCATCGGCCGCCAGTGGCTGCAGACCTACCCAGGCTCGCCCCTCAAGGCTGAGATGCCGTACTACATCGAGCCCGCCGAGCAAGAGCCCGAGGTGCAGGCCCAGCTGGACGCCATCACCCCTGAAAGCCTCGACCCCGAAACGATCAAGGTGCTCGACCCGGCCTGCGGCTCCGGCCATATTCTGGTCGAAGCCTACAACGTGCTGAAGGCCATCTATGAGGAGCGCGGCTACCGCAGCCGCGATATTCCCAAGCTGATCCTGGAACATAACCTGTTCGGCCTGGACATCGACGACCGCGCCGCCCAGCTCGCCGGCTTTGCCCTGCTAATGAAGGCCCGCGAGGACGACCGACGGATATTTAGCCGGATGGGTGACAATAAAGGGCGGCTGAACGTGCTGGCCCTGCAGGGCACCCAGCACCTGAGCGCCAAGGCACTATGGCGCGATCTCAACCTCACTGGCGACTCGCACCAGGGCCAGTCTCAGGGCCTGTTCGATAGCGAGCAGCAAGACCTCTCCAGCAATGACAACACCTACAAGGCCATTGCCGACCTGATCGAGCGCTTCCAGGACGCCAAGACCTTCGGCTCGCTGATCGAAGTGCCCAATAGCTTCGAGGCCCCGCTCAAGACTCTGCTGGACAAGCTGCGCGAGCTGGAAGCCAGCGGCGACACCCTGCAGAAGTCCGCCGCCAAGCAGCTAACTCCCATCGTGCAGCAGGCGTGGGGTCTGGCGCAGCGGTATGATGCCGTGGTGGCAAATCCGCCGTATATGGGTAGCAAGTACCAAACACCAGCGGTGAAGAAATACCTGAAAGACGCCTACAAAGGCTACGAGAAAGATCTTTTCTCCGCCTTTATCGTCCGCAATCTAGATTTTGCCAAAGACCACGGCCAGCTTGGCTTTATGACGCCGTTTGTCTGGATGTTCATTTCCAGCTACGAGCAGCTACGCAAGCGCTTGATTGAAGAGGATGTCATCACCAGCCTGATTCAGCTGGAATACTCAGGCTTTGATGGCGCAACGGTGCCGATTTGTACCTTTATGCTCAGCAAGGGCCACATTGCCAGCTATACCGGCAGCTATATTCGGCTGTCTGATTTCCGAGGCGCGGTAAATCAGGGGCCGAAAACGCTGGAGGCCATTCAGGACCGCGAGTGTGGCTGGTTCTACGAAGCCAAGCCGGATGATTTCAAGAAGATTCCGGGAAGTCCGGTTGCGTATTGGTTAAGTAGCGCAGTGAAAGATGCTTTTTCAAACAATAAACCACTTGCACAGTATGCATTTTCAGATGGAAAAAATATTACAGGTGATAACGAGAAATATCAGAGGTTTTTTTGGGAAACTTCGGTCTCAAAAATTGGTGACGCGAAAAAATGGAGGTTCATATCAAAAGGGGGCGGGTTTAAAAAGTGGACTGAAAGTAATGATGTGACTATAGATTGGTCTGAAAAAGCTCGTGACCACTATCGGGAAAGTAAAATTGGGAGGATCATACCTAACAGTATATGGTTTCGAGAGGGTATTACTTGGGGCTTGATAACCTCTTCGCTACCAAGCTTCAGGTTTCTTGATGAGAATACAACCTTTAGTGATGTAGGCATTTTTTTCAAAAAAAATGATGATATATTGCCTGTGTTGGCCTTTTTGAATTCCAAAATTTGCCATTACTTTCTCAATGTGATGAATCCAACCCTAAACTATCCTGTGGAAGTTGTTTTAAGAATCCCTGTCTCTAAAGCCATAGAAAAAAAGTTAGGCTATGAAAATGGCAAGAGAATACAAGAAATTGATCCATGGAAAATTTCATTTGATGAGTCAACATGGGGTTTTTCCTTACTCCCATTATTGAATAAGAAGGTTTTTTATAAAAGTATTGCAGGTTCATATAGTCGGCTTCGTAAGCATTGGCATGAGATGATTCTTGAGGTTCAACAACTGGAGGAAGAGAACAATCGCACCTTTATCGACGTCTATGGCCTTCAGGGTGAGATGACTCCCTGCATCTCCCTGAAAGAAATTACTCTCACATGCAACCCCCACTACCGCTATGGTGGCAACCGCTCCGAGGAAGAGCTGGAAACCTTACTTCAGTGCGACACGCTCAAAGAGCTGGTCAGCTATGCCATCGGCTGCATGATGGGCCGCTACTCGCTGGATAAGCCCGGCCTGATCCTCGCCAGTCAAGGCGAAACTCTCCGCGACTACTTCGCCCGAATCCCCGACCCCAACTTTGCACCGGATGAAAACGCCATCATCCCGTTGACCGATCAGGAGTGGTTCCCCGACGACGCCACCAATCGCTTCCGTGATTTCGTTAGCACCGCCTGGGGCGAAGATCACCTGCAGGAAAACCTCGACTTCGTTGCCGAAAGCCTTTGCCTGCACGCGATCAAACCCAAGAAAGGCGAAGCCGCACTGGAAACCATCCGCCGCTATATGAGCGCCCAGTTCTTCAAAGACCACCTGCGTACCTACAAGAAGCGCCCCATCTACTGGCTGTTCAGCTCCGGCAAGCAGAAAGCCTTCGAGTGCCTGATCTACCTGCACCGCTACAATGAAAGCACCCTGGCCGAGATGCGCACCGACTACGTCATCCCGCTGACCACCAAGCTCGCCAGCTACGTCGAGACGTTGGAAAAAGACAAAGACGCCAGCGCCTCCGCTGCCGACACCAAGCGCATCGAAAAACAGCTGAGCAAGCTCCACAAACAGCAGGCCGAGCTCAACACCTTCGACGAAAAACTCCGCCACTACGCCGATCAGCGCATCGCGCTGGATCTCGACGATGGCGTTAAGGTCAACTACGGGAAATTTGGGGATCTGCTGGCGGAAGTGAAGGACGTCACAGGAGTTAAGCCAACATGA
- a CDS encoding helix-turn-helix domain-containing protein has protein sequence MAPSTVSTMEHLLAQPEGKQLEFKRDISSLKPLLKALVAFANTAGGQMQPHPYRLLR, from the coding sequence ATGGCACCTAGCACAGTGAGTACAATGGAACACTTGCTTGCTCAGCCTGAAGGCAAGCAGTTGGAGTTCAAGCGCGATATTTCCTCGCTCAAGCCGTTGCTGAAAGCGCTGGTGGCCTTTGCCAACACCGCCGGTGGACAAATGCAGCCCCATCCGTATCGCCTTCTTCGATGA